The following proteins are co-located in the Anas platyrhynchos isolate ZD024472 breed Pekin duck chromosome 1, IASCAAS_PekinDuck_T2T, whole genome shotgun sequence genome:
- the LOC101802171 gene encoding claudin-8, which translates to MVSGALQVAGLLIGGIGMIGTFAVTGMPQWRVSAFIEHNIIVFETIWEGLWMHCIRQANIRMQCKVYDSVLALSADLQASRGLMCAGSALSSLAFLVAAVGMKCTRCRQSSWPANGYILLMAGLLFILSGAITLIPVCWVANTIIKDFYNPAVNVAQKRELGEALYLGWVAAFCLLAAGAIFCCFCRCCEKTRSYGYSAPPHHPLHSQHLHRTTESSYSRSQYV; encoded by the coding sequence ATGGTTAGTGGGGCTTTGCAGGTCGCGGGGCTGCTCATCGGAGGCATTGGCATGATCGGGACATTCGCAGTCACGGGTATGCCCCAGTGGAGGGTGTCTGCCTTCATCGAGCACAACATCATCGTGTTTGAGACCATCTGGGAAGGCCTGTGGATGCACTGCATCAGGCAAGCCAACATCAGGATGCAGTGCAAGGTCTACGACTCCGTGCTGGCCCTCTCTGCGGACCTGCAGGCATCCAGGGGGCTGATGTGTGCCGGGTCAGCGCTCTCCTCCCTGGCATTCCTGGTTGCTGCTGTTGGGATGAAGTGCACGcggtgcaggcagagcagctggcCGGCCAATGGCTATATTCTCTTGATGGCTGGGCTCCTCTTCATCCTCTCGGGTGCCATCACGCTCATTCCAGTCTGCTGGGTTGCCAACACCATCATCAAGGACTTCTACAATCCCGCAGTCAACGTTGCACAGAAAAGGGAGCTTGGTGAGGCTCTCTACCTGGGCTGGGTGGCTGCCTTCTGCCTCTTGGCAGCCGGAGCCAtattctgctgcttctgccgCTGCTGTGAGAAAACCAGGAGCTACGGCTACTCTGCACCACCCCACCACCCGCTGCACAGCCAGCATCTGCACAGGACCACCGAAAGCTCATACTCCAGGAGTCAGTATGTCTAG